Proteins encoded by one window of Arabidopsis thaliana chromosome 2, partial sequence:
- the LHCB4.3 gene encoding light harvesting complex photosystem II (light harvesting complex photosystem II (LHCB4.3); CONTAINS InterPro DOMAIN/s: Chlorophyll A-B binding protein (InterPro:IPR001344); BEST Arabidopsis thaliana protein match is: light harvesting complex photosystem II (TAIR:AT3G08940.2).), whose protein sequence is MATTTAAAASGIFGIRIQDPRPGTGRVQARFGFSFGKKKPAPPPKKSRQVQDDGDRLVWFPGANPPEWLDGSMIGDRGFDPFGLGKPAEYLQYDFDGLDQNLAKNVAGDIIGIIQESSEIKPTPFQPYTEVFGIQRFRECELIHGRWAMLGTLGAIAVEALTGIAWQDAGKVESSQKNMHANFNH, encoded by the exons ATGGCTACCACCACTGCAGCAGCAGCCTCAGGTATTTTTGGGATCCGGATTCAAGATCCTAGACCTGGAACCGGTAGGGTCCAAGCCCGGTTCGGGTTCAGTTTCGGAAAAAAGAAACCGGCTCCACCGCCAAAGAAATCAAGGCAGGTCCAAGACGATGGAGACAGACTAGTTTGGTTCCCCGGCGCAAACCCGCCGGAATGGTTGGACGGATCGATGATCGGAGACCGTGGATTTGATCCGTTTGGTTTAGGTAAACCGGCTGAGTATCTTCAGTACGATTTCGATGGACTTGACCAAAACCTTGCCAAGAACGTGGCGGGTGACATCATCGGGATCATCCAAGAATCTTCGGAGATCAAACCGACGCCGTTTCAGCCGTACACTGAAGTCTTTGGGATCCAACGGTTCAGAGAATGTGAGCTGATCCATGGAAGGTGGGCCATGCTTGGCACTCTAGGCGCCATCGCCGTAGAGGCTCTTACAGGAATTGCATGGCAAGACGCCGGAAAG GTGGAATCAAGCCAAAAaaacatgcatgcaaatttTAACCACTAA
- a CDS encoding Yippee family putative zinc-binding protein: MGRLFVVNLEGKIYSCKHCKTHLATYEDIISKSFHCKHGKAYLFNKVANVSIGETEERLMMTGKHTVADIFCVSCGSIVGWKYVSKADIKCS, encoded by the exons ATGGGGAGGCTGTTTGTGGTGAATCTTGAAGGGAAGATCTATAGCTGCAAACACTGTAAGACTCATCTTGCTACTTATGAAGACATCATCTCCAAG TCTTTTCACTGCAAGCATGGGAAAGCTTATCTCTTCAATAAGGT TGCCAATGTTTCCATTGGAGAGACTGAAGAAAGACTGATGATGACTGGTAAACATACTGTGGCTGATATTTTCTGTGTCTCGTGTGGATCAATCGTTGGCTGGAAATACGTAAGCAAGGCAGACATCAAATGTTCTTAA
- the LHCB4.3 gene encoding light harvesting complex photosystem II (light harvesting complex photosystem II (LHCB4.3); FUNCTIONS IN: chlorophyll binding; INVOLVED IN: response to blue light, response to red light, response to far red light, photosynthesis; LOCATED IN: light-harvesting complex, thylakoid, chloroplast thylakoid membrane, chloroplast, membrane; EXPRESSED IN: 28 plant structures; EXPRESSED DURING: 14 growth stages; CONTAINS InterPro DOMAIN/s: Chlorophyll A-B binding protein (InterPro:IPR001344); BEST Arabidopsis thaliana protein match is: light harvesting complex photosystem II (TAIR:AT5G01530.1); Has 2254 Blast hits to 2193 proteins in 216 species: Archae - 0; Bacteria - 0; Metazoa - 3; Fungi - 0; Plants - 1937; Viruses - 0; Other Eukaryotes - 314 (source: NCBI BLink).) has product MATTTAAAASGIFGIRIQDPRPGTGRVQARFGFSFGKKKPAPPPKKSRQVQDDGDRLVWFPGANPPEWLDGSMIGDRGFDPFGLGKPAEYLQYDFDGLDQNLAKNVAGDIIGIIQESSEIKPTPFQPYTEVFGIQRFRECELIHGRWAMLGTLGAIAVEALTGIAWQDAGKVELVEGSSYLGQPLPFSLTTLIWIEVLVVGYIEFQRNSELDPEKRIYPGGYFDPLGLAADPEKLDTLKLAEIKHSRLAMVAFLIFALQAAFTGKGPVSFLATFNN; this is encoded by the exons ATGGCTACCACCACTGCAGCAGCAGCCTCAGGTATTTTTGGGATCCGGATTCAAGATCCTAGACCTGGAACCGGTAGGGTCCAAGCCCGGTTCGGGTTCAGTTTCGGAAAAAAGAAACCGGCTCCACCGCCAAAGAAATCAAGGCAGGTCCAAGACGATGGAGACAGACTAGTTTGGTTCCCCGGCGCAAACCCGCCGGAATGGTTGGACGGATCGATGATCGGAGACCGTGGATTTGATCCGTTTGGTTTAGGTAAACCGGCTGAGTATCTTCAGTACGATTTCGATGGACTTGACCAAAACCTTGCCAAGAACGTGGCGGGTGACATCATCGGGATCATCCAAGAATCTTCGGAGATCAAACCGACGCCGTTTCAGCCGTACACTGAAGTCTTTGGGATCCAACGGTTCAGAGAATGTGAGCTGATCCATGGAAGGTGGGCCATGCTTGGCACTCTAGGCGCCATCGCCGTAGAGGCTCTTACAGGAATTGCATGGCAAGACGCCGGAAAG GTGGAATTGGTGGAAGGATCATCGTATTTGGGACAACCATTGCCGTTCTCGTTGACGACGTTGATATGGATAGAAGTGTTAGTGGTCGGATACATTGAGTTCCAACGTAACTCTGAACTGGATCCAGAGAAACGGATTTACCCGGGTGGGTATTTTGACCCGTTGGGACTCGCGGCTGATCCAGAGAAGTTGGATACTTTGAAGCTGGCTGAGATAAAGCACTCTCGTCTCGCTATGGTCGCATTTCTCATCTTTGCTCTTCAGGCGGCCTTTACCGGCAAAGGCCCTGTCAGCTTCCTTGCCACCTTTAACAATTAG
- a CDS encoding Yippee family putative zinc-binding protein (Yippee family putative zinc-binding protein; CONTAINS InterPro DOMAIN/s: Yippee-like protein (InterPro:IPR004910); BEST Arabidopsis thaliana protein match is: Yippee family putative zinc-binding protein (TAIR:AT3G08990.2); Has 35333 Blast hits to 34131 proteins in 2444 species: Archae - 798; Bacteria - 22429; Metazoa - 974; Fungi - 991; Plants - 531; Viruses - 0; Other Eukaryotes - 9610 (source: NCBI BLink).), with protein MGRLFVVNLEGKIYSCKHCKTHLATYEDIISKSFHCKHGKAYLFNKVANVSIGETEERLMMTGKHTVADIFCVSCGSIVGWKYETAHEKNQKYKEGKSVLERFYFQHFRT; from the exons ATGGGGAGGCTGTTTGTGGTGAATCTTGAAGGGAAGATCTATAGCTGCAAACACTGTAAGACTCATCTTGCTACTTATGAAGACATCATCTCCAAG TCTTTTCACTGCAAGCATGGGAAAGCTTATCTCTTCAATAAGGT TGCCAATGTTTCCATTGGAGAGACTGAAGAAAGACTGATGATGACTGGTAAACATACTGTGGCTGATATTTTCTGTGTCTCGTGTGGATCAATCGTTGGCTGGAAATAC GAGACTGCTCATGAGAAGAACCAGAAGTACAAAGAAGGAAAATCAGTGCTTGAAAGGTTTTATTTCCAACATTTCAGGACTTAG
- a CDS encoding Pollen Ole e 1 allergen and extensin family protein (Pollen Ole e 1 allergen and extensin family protein; FUNCTIONS IN: molecular_function unknown; INVOLVED IN: biological_process unknown; LOCATED IN: endomembrane system; CONTAINS InterPro DOMAIN/s: Pollen Ole e 1 allergen/extensin (InterPro:IPR006041); BEST Arabidopsis thaliana protein match is: Pollen Ole e 1 allergen and extensin family protein (TAIR:AT5G47635.1); Has 53 Blast hits to 53 proteins in 13 species: Archae - 0; Bacteria - 0; Metazoa - 0; Fungi - 0; Plants - 53; Viruses - 0; Other Eukaryotes - 0 (source: NCBI BLink).), which translates to MESFFIIRCFLLLFFFFNGAFAASSKLWSIREMSDMAGYGEHKLSSVVITGSLLCNTPVSGATVAIKCHTGLKQRSKWIKSVTNDFGEFVIHLPSHLHAIPQLEKACFVKPIHVPKHYHRCYHTFSKSNIHKDIKLVSSRNGFRVYTSGTIKLHGGHSSRTSQPHKANM; encoded by the exons ATGGAGAGCTTCTTTATCATCCGTTGCTTCTTgttattattcttcttcttcaacggAGCATTTGCAGCTTCAAGTAAGTTATGGAGCATAAGAGAGATGTCGGATATGGCTGGCTACGGGGAACACAAACTCTCATCCGTAGTTATCACCGGTTCTCTTCTTTGCAACACCCCTGTTTCAG GTGCAACTGTTGCCATCAAGTGTCACACTGGACTAAAACAGAGATCAAAATGGATAAAGAGTGTTACTAATGACTTTGGAGAATTTGTCATCCATCTTCCTTCTCATCTTCACGCAATTCCGCAACTCGAAAAAGCATGTTTCGTCAAACCAATACATGTGCCTAAGCACTATCACAGATGTTACCACACTTTTTCCAAATCCAATATACACAAAGACATCAAACTTGTTTCCTCGAGAAATGGCTTCCGTGTCTACACCTCAGGGACTATCAAGTTACATGGAGGACACAGTTCAAGAACATCCCAACCTCATAAAGCCAACATGTAA
- a CDS encoding Phosphoinositide-specific phospholipase C family protein (Phosphoinositide-specific phospholipase C family protein; FUNCTIONS IN: phospholipase C activity, phosphoinositide phospholipase C activity, phosphoric diester hydrolase activity; INVOLVED IN: signal transduction, intracellular signaling pathway, lipid metabolic process; LOCATED IN: cellular_component unknown; CONTAINS InterPro DOMAIN/s: Phospholipase C, phosphoinositol-specific, EF-hand-like (InterPro:IPR015359), Phospholipase C, phosphatidylinositol-specific, X domain (InterPro:IPR000909), PLC-like phosphodiesterase, TIM beta/alpha-barrel domain (InterPro:IPR017946), C2 membrane targeting protein (InterPro:IPR018029), C2 calcium/lipid-binding domain, CaLB (InterPro:IPR008973), Phospholipase C, phosphoinositol-specific (InterPro:IPR001192), C2 calcium-dependent membrane targeting (InterPro:IPR000008), Phospholipase C, phosphatidylinositol-specific, Y domain (InterPro:IPR001711); BEST Arabidopsis thaliana protein match is: phosphatidylinositol-speciwc phospholipase C4 (TAIR:AT5G58700.1); Has 35333 Blast hits to 34131 proteins in 2444 species: Archae - 798; Bacteria - 22429; Metazoa - 974; Fungi - 991; Plants - 531; Viruses - 0; Other Eukaryotes - 9610 (source: NCBI BLink).), which produces MGKEKKTESYNNDSGSYNYRMFKFYNRKFKINEVTPTDDVRDAFCQFAVGGGGGGTDGDSSDGDGSTGVMGAEQLCSFLDDHGESTTVAEAQRLIDEVIRRRHHVTRFTRHGLDLDDFFNFLFYDDLNPPITPHVHQDMTAPLSHYFIYTGHNSYLTGNQLSSDCSEVPVIKALQRGVRVIELDLWPNSTGTDINVLHGRTLTTPVPLMKCLKSIRDYAFSSSPYPVIITLEDHLTPDLQAKVAEMATQIFGQMLYYPESDSLLEFPSPASLLHRIIISTKPPKEYLESRNPIVKQKDNNVSPSSEDETPRTEEIQTLESMLFDQDFESKSDSDQEDEEASEDQKPAYKRLITIHAGKPKGTVKEEMKVVVDKVRRLSLSEQELDRTCSSNSQDVVRFTQRNLLRIYPKGTRFNSSNYKPLIGWTHGAQMIAFNMQGYGKSLWLMHGMFRANGGCGYVKKPNFLMKKGFHDEVFDPRKKLPVKETLKVKVYMGDGWRMDFSHTHFDAYSPPDFYTKMFIVGVPADNAKKKTKIIEDNWYPIWDEEFSFPLTVPELALLRIEVREYDMSEKDDFGGQTCLPVAELRPGIRSVPLYDKKGEKMKSVRLLMRFIFE; this is translated from the exons ATggggaaggagaagaaaacagagtcgTATAATAACGATAGCGGTAGTTACAATTACAGAatgttcaaattttataacCGTAAATTCAAGATCAACGAAGTCACACCCACCGACGACGTCCGTGACGCTTTTTGTCAATTCGCCGTcggtggcggtggtggaggaaCCGATGGAGATTCAAGTGATGGTGACGGATCAACCGGTGTAATGGGTGCAGAGCAGCTTTGTTCTTTCCTCGATGATCACGGTGAGTCAACAACCGTCGCGGAGGCTCAACGGTTGATCGATGAGGTTATACGACGGAGACACCACGTCACGCGCTTCACGCGCCACGGACTTGACCTCGAcgatttcttcaatttcttattttacGACGATCTCAATCCTCCCATTACCCCTCAC gTGCATCAAGATATGACAGCTCCATTGTCACATTACTTTATATACACAGGACACAATTCGTATCTTACGGGGAATCAACTAAGCAGCGATTGTAGCGAAGTCCCTGTGATCAAAGCCTTGCAACGAGGCGTTCGAGTCATCGAGCTCGATCTTTGGCCTAACTCTACTGGGACAGATATCAATGTCCTTCACGGAAG AACGCTTACAACGCCTGTACCGCTGATGAAATGCTTGAAATCGATAAGAGATTACGCGTTTTCTAGTTCGCCTTATCCGGTTATCATCACTTTAGAGGATCATCTTACACCTGATCTTCAAGCCAAAGTTGCTGAG atGGCTACACAGATATTTGGGCAGATGTTGTATTACCCTGAATCAGATAGCTTACTGGAATTTCCTTCTCCTGCTTCACTGCTTCATCGGATAATCATCTCCACCAAACCGCCTAAAGAATATCTCGAATCGAGGAACCCGATTGTTAAACAAAAGGATAATAATGTATCTCCATCTTCAGAGGATGAAACACCTAGAACAGAGGAGATTCAGACCCTAGAAAGTATGTTGTTTGACCAAGATTTTGAAAGCAAG AGTGATAGTGATCAAGAGGATGAAGAGGCTAGTGAAGATCAGAAACCTGCATACAAACGGTTGATCACGATTCATGCTGGGAAACCAAAGGGAACggtgaaagaagagatgaaagtTGTGGTTGATAAAGTGAGACGTTTGAGTTTAAGCGAGCAGGAACTTGACAGGACTTGTTCATCTAATAGTCAGGATGTTGTAAG GTTTACGCAGCGGAATTTGCTTCGGATATACCCTAAAGGGACAAGATTTAACTCCTCAAACTACAAACCTCTTATCGGTTGGACTCACGGAGCGCAAATGATTGCTTTCAACATGCAG GGATATGGGAAATCTCTGTGGTTGATGCACGGTATGTTTAGAGCCAATGGAGGTTGTGGATATGTCAAAAAACCTAACTTCTTGATGAAGAAAGGGTTTCACGATGAAGTCTTTGACCCTAGGAAGAAACTCCCTGTTAAAGAAACGTTAAAG GTGAAAGTGTATATGGGAGATGGATGGCGTATGGACTTCAGTCATACTCACTTTGATGCATATTCTCCTCCTGATTTCTACACTAAG ATGTTCATAGTGGGTGTACCAGCGGATAACGcgaaaaagaagacaaaaataatcGAAGACAATTGGTATCCAATTTGGGATGAGGAATTCAGCTTCCCATTAACCGTTCCAGAGCTTGCATTGCTTAGGATCGAAGTAAGAGAGTATGATATGTCGGAGAAGGATGATTTTGGTGGACAAACATGCTTGCCTGTTGCAGAGTTAAGACCAGGGATTCGATCTGTGCCTTTGTATGACAAAAAGGgtgagaaaatgaaatcagTACGGCTTCTTATGCGTTTCATCTTCGAATGA
- a CDS encoding Protein kinase superfamily protein (Protein kinase superfamily protein; FUNCTIONS IN: protein serine/threonine kinase activity, protein kinase activity, kinase activity, ATP binding; INVOLVED IN: protein amino acid phosphorylation; LOCATED IN: cytoplasm; EXPRESSED IN: 22 plant structures; EXPRESSED DURING: 13 growth stages; CONTAINS InterPro DOMAIN/s: Protein kinase, catalytic domain (InterPro:IPR000719), Serine/threonine-protein kinase domain (InterPro:IPR002290), Serine/threonine-protein kinase-like domain (InterPro:IPR017442), Protein kinase-like domain (InterPro:IPR011009), Serine/threonine-protein kinase, active site (InterPro:IPR008271); BEST Arabidopsis thaliana protein match is: Protein kinase superfamily protein (TAIR:AT1G73460.1); Has 88242 Blast hits to 86864 proteins in 3207 species: Archae - 89; Bacteria - 10122; Metazoa - 34089; Fungi - 11944; Plants - 14453; Viruses - 383; Other Eukaryotes - 17162 (source: NCBI BLink).), whose product MAVDVKSVLEFLRRNGLTEAESALRDDINEKNKLASFDFEKFLFPIPTPIKITASSRPSDSGGDGSNSKSSSSDDEFVSLDSSTSGFCSSSGFVNPYGDSSSSSDGQSQFGTARTYPEWSEFYLHNETEDEDEFMSPAFRESDCFILPENAEDKFITDNQFENSLGVYDRSSSQGSLTEASLDYLDKPFLLDIGLEDKTDELDLKTGDQLNVTDEEVDVVHEVEDEYEVFNLRIIHWKNRTGFEENKDLPIVINTVIGGRYYITEYIGSAAFSKVVQAQDLHNGVDVCLKIIKNDKDFFDQSLDEIKLLKHVNKHDPADEHHILRLYDYFYHQEHLFIVCELLRANLYEFQKFNQESGGEPYFNLSRLQVITRQCLDALVFLHGLGIIHCDLKPENILIKSYKRCAVKIIDLGSSCFRSDNLCLYVQSRSYRAPEVILGLPYDEKIDLWSLGCILAELCSGEVLFPNEAVAMILARIVAVLGPIETEMLEKGQETHKYFTKEYDLYHLNEESNEIEYIITEESSLEEQLQVSDELFLDFVRTLLDINPLRRPTALEALNHPWLSSSSSYN is encoded by the exons ATGGCGGTTGATGTTAAATCTGTTCTTGAGTTTCTTCGACGGAATGGTTTAACGGAGGCGGAATCTGCTCTTAGAGACGATATCAACGAGAAAAACAAACTCGCTTCTTTCGATTTCGAGAAGTTTCTGTTCCCGATTCCTACGCCGATCAAAATCACAGCGAGTTCTCGTCCTTCTGATTCCGGTGGTGATGGTTCGAACTcgaagtcttcttcttccgacGACGAGTTTGTTAGCTTGGATTCTTCCACTTCTGGCTTCTGTTCTTCTTCCG GATTTGTGAATCCTTACGGAGATAGTTCATCATCTTCTGATGGACAGTCTCAATTTGGGACAGCTAGGACATATCCAGAGTGGAGCGAGTTTTACTTGCACAATGAGactgaagatgaagatgagttTATGTCTCCTGCATTTAGAGAATCTGATTGCTTCATTTTACCTGAAAATGCAGAGGATAAGTTTATCACAGATAACCAATTCGAGAATTCGCTTGGTGTCTATGATAGATCATCATCTCAAGGGTCTCTAACCGAAGCGAGTCTCGATTACTTAGATAAGCCCTTTCTTCTTGACATTGGTCTTGAGGATAAAACTGATGAGCTTGATCTCAAGACTGGTGATCAGTTGAATGTAACAGATGAAGAGGTTGATGTTGTTCATGAGGTTGAAGATGAATATGAAGTGTTTAATCTTAGAATCATTCACTGGAAAAACAG GACGGGATTCGAAGAGAACAAGGATCTACCAATTGTGATAAACACTGTGATTGGAGGAAGATATTACATTACGGAATACATTGGTTCTGCTGCATTTAGCAAGGTGGTTCAGGCACAGGATCTACACAACGGGGTTGATGTTTGCCTCAAGATTATTAAGAACGATAAAGATTTCTTTGATCAGAGTTTAGATGAGATCAAGCTATTGAAACATGTCAATAAGCATGATCCTGCTGATGAACATCATATCTTGCGCCTCTATGATTACTTCTACCACCAA GAACATTTGTTTATCGTCTGTGAACTTCTCCGAGCAAACTTGTATGAGTTTCAGAAATTCAACCAAGAATCAGGAGGAGAACCATACTTTAACTTAAGCAGACTTCAGGTTATAACACGTCAGTGTTTGGATGCTCTTGTGTTCCTTCATGGACTAGGAATCATACATTGTGATCTCAAACCTGAGAATATACTGATAAAGAGTTACAAAAGATGCGCGGTAAAAATCATCGATCTTGGAAGTAGTTGTTTCCGCTCTGATAACTTGTGCTTGTATGTACAATCTCGTTCCTATAGAGCTCCTGAAGTGATTCTCGGGCTTCCATATGACGAAAAGATCGATTTGTGGTCTCTTGGGTGTATTTTAGCAGAACTCTGCTCTGGTGAG GTTCTGTTTCCAAACGAAGCAGTAGCGATGATATTGGCTAGGATTGTTGCAGTTTTAGGTCCTATAGAAACAGAGATGCTAGAGAAAGGTCAGGAGACACATAAATACTTCACCAAAGAGTATGATCTCTACCACTTAAACGAg gaGAGCAATGAGATTGAATACATAATCACAGAAGAATCAAGCTTGGAAGAACAATTACAAGTTAGTGATGAATTGTTCTTAGATTTTGTAAGGACTCTACTTGATATCAATCCTTTGAGACGTCCAACAGCTCTAGAGGCACTTAACCACCCTtggctctcttcttcttcatcttacaattga
- a CDS encoding Yippee family putative zinc-binding protein (Yippee family putative zinc-binding protein; CONTAINS InterPro DOMAIN/s: Yippee-like protein (InterPro:IPR004910); BEST Arabidopsis thaliana protein match is: Yippee family putative zinc-binding protein (TAIR:AT3G11230.2); Has 989 Blast hits to 989 proteins in 210 species: Archae - 0; Bacteria - 0; Metazoa - 470; Fungi - 205; Plants - 239; Viruses - 0; Other Eukaryotes - 75 (source: NCBI BLink).) — protein sequence MGRLFVVNLEGKIYSCKHCKTHLATYEDIISKSFHCKHGKAYLFNKVANVSIGETEERLMMTGKHTVADIFCVSCGSIVGWKYETAHEKNQKYKEGKSVLERFKISGPDGSNYWVSSHGRHIGGSDADDA from the exons ATGGGGAGGCTGTTTGTGGTGAATCTTGAAGGGAAGATCTATAGCTGCAAACACTGTAAGACTCATCTTGCTACTTATGAAGACATCATCTCCAAG TCTTTTCACTGCAAGCATGGGAAAGCTTATCTCTTCAATAAGGT TGCCAATGTTTCCATTGGAGAGACTGAAGAAAGACTGATGATGACTGGTAAACATACTGTGGCTGATATTTTCTGTGTCTCGTGTGGATCAATCGTTGGCTGGAAATAC GAGACTGCTCATGAGAAGAACCAGAAGTACAAAGAAGGAAAATCAGTGCTTGAAAG ATTTAAGATATCGGGTCCTGATGGGAGCAACTATTGGGTGAGTAGCCATGGAAGGCATATAGGTGGAAGTGATGCAGATGATGCTTga